In Aminobacterium sp. MB27-C1, a single genomic region encodes these proteins:
- a CDS encoding ABC transporter permease, whose product MKHNRRLWLSLFPLYSVFLGLALSGIMMLFLGQNPLVVYKELVIFAFRDIYNIADIFAKATPLILTGLAFGFAFRSTLFNIGAQGQFYIGCLAAVSCSLFFQVLPLPILLLICCVASMLAGGLWGSFVGYAKARFNANEFLLSMMSTYVAVAIMNYLIRGPLIETKGEYPQTDVIVENAWIPQLIPHTRLHWGFILALLVAFFAYFILWKTTLGFKIRAVGMNRDGARYAGINEKKVFVTVFFISGAFAGLAGFMEVNGIQHMLVQGFNPFIGAEGIGIAILGNAHPLGIVLSALLFGALKVGGNLVVQTSPIPSSIIGIMEGFVMLSVIVSYFIRERIIVASEKKRLREEERREESQ is encoded by the coding sequence ATGAAACATAATCGGCGTCTCTGGCTCTCACTTTTTCCTCTTTACTCTGTTTTTTTAGGCCTGGCATTAAGTGGGATTATGATGCTTTTTCTTGGACAAAATCCTTTGGTTGTATATAAGGAGCTTGTCATTTTTGCCTTTCGAGATATATACAATATTGCTGATATTTTTGCTAAAGCAACTCCTCTTATTCTTACGGGGTTGGCTTTTGGATTTGCTTTTCGGTCTACTCTCTTCAATATAGGCGCACAAGGACAGTTTTATATTGGTTGTCTTGCTGCCGTCTCGTGCTCACTCTTTTTTCAAGTGTTGCCTTTGCCAATTTTACTTCTTATTTGTTGTGTCGCCAGTATGCTTGCAGGAGGTCTATGGGGATCTTTTGTCGGCTATGCCAAGGCGCGTTTCAATGCTAACGAATTCTTGCTGAGCATGATGTCGACGTATGTGGCAGTGGCCATAATGAACTATCTTATCCGAGGTCCTCTTATAGAAACGAAGGGAGAATATCCACAAACAGATGTTATTGTTGAAAATGCCTGGATACCTCAGCTTATTCCCCATACTCGCCTTCATTGGGGGTTTATTCTTGCTCTTTTAGTTGCGTTTTTTGCCTATTTTATCCTTTGGAAAACAACGTTGGGTTTCAAAATACGCGCGGTAGGAATGAACAGAGATGGTGCCAGATATGCTGGCATTAATGAGAAGAAGGTTTTTGTTACAGTCTTTTTTATAAGTGGGGCTTTTGCGGGTCTTGCTGGTTTTATGGAAGTCAACGGCATTCAGCATATGCTTGTGCAAGGTTTCAATCCATTTATTGGAGCAGAAGGCATAGGCATTGCCATTCTTGGGAATGCCCATCCGCTGGGGATAGTACTCTCGGCACTGCTTTTCGGTGCTCTTAAGGTTGGTGGAAATCTCGTTGTACAAACGTCACCTATTCCCTCAAGCATTATTGGCATTATGGAGGGATTTGTCATGTTATCTGTTATCGTGTCGTACTTTATTCGAGAGCGGATTATTGTTGCCAGCGAAAAGAAGCGACTTCGAGAAGAAGAGAGAAGGGAGGAATCCCAATGA
- a CDS encoding ABC transporter ATP-binding protein, whose translation MPIKETDLAVELIGITKYFPGTIANHDVYLKIKKGEVVALLGENGAGKSTLMKILYGMYQPDSGSIKVNGKDVKIRSPQDAMALGIGMIHQHFTLVPVHTVVENVLLGAGAEDKGRASVSEAVKEIERMGKAYDLEVDPFAFVRQLAVGMQQRVEILKALYRGAQTLIMDEPTAVLTPQNTERLFSFIRDFREAGHSVIFITHKLNEVLDIADRIVVLRSGNVVGELLRSEASERELAQMMVGREVADLSSEVKAQEKDVHKKESILRVENIKVKGDRGHWAVDSLSMNIDGGEIFGIAGVSGNGQEELAEALCGLRAVSEGQIILRDNSLVGKSVHDLIHEGIGYIPADRHREGLVLDMSVEENLILKRFSSSEFASRGVLSEKNIQLYAQKIIEDYAIKTPSSATKAKALSGGNQQKIVIARELGIASSLLVAVQPTRGLDLGAADYVHRALLNVRNEGQAVLLISTELSEVLTLSDRIGVMYRGRILKVFRREEADIEEIGLLMVGVTHDET comes from the coding sequence ATGCCTATAAAAGAGACAGATCTAGCCGTAGAGCTTATAGGAATTACAAAATATTTTCCTGGAACTATTGCTAATCACGACGTATACCTCAAAATTAAAAAAGGCGAAGTTGTTGCACTTCTCGGCGAAAATGGTGCGGGAAAATCAACATTGATGAAAATTTTGTACGGGATGTATCAACCTGATAGCGGATCTATAAAGGTAAATGGAAAAGATGTCAAAATACGTTCTCCACAGGATGCCATGGCGTTGGGGATTGGAATGATTCACCAGCATTTTACGTTGGTTCCCGTTCATACCGTAGTGGAAAACGTTCTTCTTGGAGCAGGGGCAGAAGATAAAGGTCGAGCCTCTGTTTCAGAAGCGGTAAAAGAAATAGAACGTATGGGGAAAGCTTATGATCTTGAGGTTGATCCCTTTGCTTTCGTTCGTCAGCTTGCTGTTGGTATGCAGCAACGTGTAGAAATATTAAAAGCTCTTTATCGAGGTGCTCAGACTCTTATTATGGATGAGCCCACAGCTGTTTTGACCCCTCAGAATACAGAAAGACTTTTTTCTTTTATTCGTGATTTTCGAGAGGCCGGTCACTCCGTTATTTTCATAACGCATAAGCTTAATGAAGTTCTCGATATTGCGGATCGTATTGTTGTTCTCCGTAGCGGAAATGTCGTTGGCGAACTTTTACGTTCAGAAGCCTCAGAGCGAGAACTTGCGCAGATGATGGTGGGGCGTGAGGTTGCAGACCTTTCATCAGAAGTTAAAGCTCAAGAGAAAGATGTACATAAAAAAGAAAGTATATTACGAGTTGAAAATATAAAAGTAAAAGGAGACCGGGGGCATTGGGCCGTGGACTCCCTGAGCATGAATATTGATGGGGGAGAAATTTTTGGAATTGCCGGTGTCAGTGGAAATGGGCAGGAAGAACTTGCTGAAGCTCTTTGCGGACTTCGTGCTGTTAGTGAGGGGCAGATTATTCTTAGAGACAACTCACTTGTGGGGAAAAGTGTACATGATCTGATTCATGAAGGGATAGGATATATTCCGGCAGATAGACATCGAGAAGGGCTCGTTCTTGATATGTCGGTAGAGGAAAATCTTATCCTAAAACGTTTCTCTTCTTCGGAATTTGCAAGCCGTGGCGTTCTTTCTGAAAAAAATATTCAGCTTTACGCACAAAAAATTATAGAAGATTACGCCATTAAAACCCCTTCTTCTGCTACGAAGGCTAAGGCTCTTTCCGGAGGTAACCAACAGAAAATTGTTATTGCCAGAGAACTTGGCATAGCTTCCTCTCTTCTTGTAGCTGTGCAACCTACGCGAGGTCTTGATTTGGGAGCTGCTGATTATGTGCATAGAGCTCTTCTTAATGTTCGTAACGAGGGGCAGGCCGTTCTTCTTATTTCTACGGAATTGTCAGAAGTTCTAACACTTTCAGATCGAATAGGTGTTATGTATCGAGGCCGTATCCTCAAGGTCTTTAGGCGCGAAGAAGCAGATATTGAAGAGATAGGTCTTCTTATGGTGGGGGTGACTCACGATGAAACATAA
- a CDS encoding BMP family protein codes for MRTWKRVSLLFLVLCLAITGSVVSASAKAPGEYKMVLILPGPINDQSWNATNYAGLVAANEELKTKIEYVENVQASDYESTFRNYAERGYDLIMAAGTQFDEAAQRVAPKYPKSTFCVINGMIAVEPNVCPVLPKEYEGSILAGIIAGKTTKTGKIGLVGGFPNKLMIRLLNTYEFGARVGMPEVKALRAYANSWSDVALGKQMASSMIDNGADVLFFYANQVGLGAIQAAKEKGVKFVGFASDQNSVAPGTVVASVFFDFKAMYVWAVGKFLNGDLKPIVNEAGIAEGIVKVAYSDEVASEVRDLVSQAEEAIKEGRFVKFLSQFPEPLD; via the coding sequence GTGAGAACGTGGAAAAGGGTGTCTCTATTGTTTCTTGTTCTTTGTTTGGCAATAACAGGTTCGGTTGTTTCTGCTTCAGCGAAAGCCCCAGGGGAGTATAAAATGGTGCTCATTCTTCCTGGGCCGATTAACGATCAGAGCTGGAATGCGACGAACTATGCCGGTCTTGTTGCGGCCAACGAAGAATTGAAAACAAAAATAGAGTATGTCGAAAATGTACAGGCAAGTGATTATGAGTCTACGTTCCGTAACTACGCCGAGCGAGGGTATGACCTTATTATGGCAGCCGGGACTCAGTTTGATGAAGCTGCCCAGCGCGTAGCTCCCAAATATCCTAAATCAACGTTTTGTGTTATCAATGGCATGATAGCTGTAGAACCAAACGTATGTCCAGTCTTACCCAAGGAGTATGAAGGCAGCATTCTCGCAGGAATAATTGCTGGTAAAACAACAAAAACAGGAAAAATAGGTTTGGTTGGAGGTTTTCCCAACAAGCTTATGATTCGTTTGCTGAATACCTATGAATTTGGTGCCCGTGTTGGAATGCCTGAAGTAAAGGCGCTTCGTGCCTATGCGAACTCGTGGAGTGACGTCGCTCTTGGCAAGCAGATGGCAAGTTCCATGATTGATAACGGTGCCGATGTCCTTTTCTTTTATGCCAACCAGGTTGGACTTGGAGCTATTCAGGCTGCAAAAGAGAAGGGCGTAAAGTTCGTGGGTTTTGCCAGTGACCAAAACAGTGTTGCGCCGGGAACAGTCGTCGCCAGTGTGTTTTTTGATTTCAAGGCTATGTATGTATGGGCCGTTGGGAAATTCCTAAATGGAGATTTGAAACCTATAGTTAATGAGGCAGGTATTGCTGAGGGCATTGTTAAGGTTGCCTATAGTGACGAAGTAGCTTCGGAAGTTCGAGATCTAGTATCTCAGGCGGAAGAGGCTATAAAAGAAGGACGATTTGTAAAATTCCTTTCACAGTTCCCAGAACCCTTAGATTGA
- a CDS encoding ornithine carbamoyltransferase: MQTIFRGKHFITLEEWSKEEVDTLLDVSYELKRAFAMDRPTSYLPNKTVFLMFFEQSTRTRNSMEAGITQLGGHGHFLDTSNMQIAHGEVAKDTAIILSRMGHAIACRNCFWKIGNAYLREMAKWSTAPIINMQDDLYHPLQAIADLMTIQEKRGRSSRNLKVSVIWAYATTHKKPISVPVSQVLLFPRYGIDVTLAYPEGYQLPDWVIEKAKKNAEENGGSLRITHDQEEAYKDADVVFPKNWGNWVTNEGTDVIDSLLEANKHWKCTEKLMQLTAKDSLYMHALPADRVNEVEDSIIDGPHSAIYDEAENRLHTAKAVMALTMGGR; the protein is encoded by the coding sequence ATGCAGACAATATTCAGAGGAAAACATTTTATTACCTTGGAAGAGTGGAGCAAAGAAGAAGTCGATACTCTTCTTGACGTGTCTTACGAATTAAAACGTGCTTTTGCTATGGATCGTCCTACTAGCTATTTACCGAACAAAACGGTTTTTCTTATGTTTTTCGAACAGTCAACACGTACTCGTAACTCTATGGAAGCTGGTATTACCCAGTTGGGAGGACACGGGCATTTTCTCGATACAAGCAACATGCAGATTGCTCACGGGGAAGTGGCAAAGGATACGGCCATTATTCTTTCCAGAATGGGACATGCCATAGCGTGCAGAAATTGTTTCTGGAAGATAGGGAATGCCTATCTCAGAGAAATGGCCAAATGGTCAACTGCACCGATTATAAATATGCAAGATGATTTATATCATCCCCTTCAGGCGATTGCTGATCTTATGACAATTCAGGAAAAGCGCGGCCGTTCTTCCAGAAATTTGAAAGTATCAGTTATATGGGCTTATGCTACAACTCATAAAAAACCCATATCTGTTCCTGTAAGCCAGGTTCTTCTTTTCCCTCGTTACGGAATAGATGTTACTTTGGCCTATCCAGAAGGATACCAACTTCCTGATTGGGTTATAGAAAAAGCGAAGAAGAATGCTGAAGAAAACGGCGGATCTCTTCGGATTACCCATGATCAGGAAGAAGCATACAAAGATGCGGATGTGGTATTCCCTAAAAATTGGGGAAATTGGGTTACAAATGAAGGAACGGATGTTATTGATTCCCTTCTTGAAGCGAATAAGCATTGGAAATGTACCGAAAAACTTATGCAGCTTACTGCCAAGGATTCTCTCTATATGCACGCTCTTCCAGCAGATCGTGTAAATGAAGTAGAAGACTCTATTATTGATGGACCTCATTCTGCTATTTATGACGAAGCTGAAAACAGACTTCATACGGCTAAAGCCGTTATGGCTTTGACCATGGGAGGACGTTAG
- a CDS encoding YgeY family selenium metabolism-linked hydrolase — protein sequence MIVDFEKILQQAEEYRSDISKFLRDMVAIPSESCQEERVIQRIKEEMEKVGFDRVEIDPMGNILGYIGHGSHLIAMDAHIDTVGVGDRSLWNVDPYEGYEDDDIIMGRGTSDQEGGMASMVYAGKIIKDLGLEDDYTLLVTGTVQEEDCDGLCWQYIINESGIRPEFVVITEPTSLNIYRGQRGRMEIKVATKGISCHGSAPERGDNAIYKMAPILEELRALHENLHFDPFLGKGSLTVSEIFFSSPSRCAVADGCSISIDRRLTDGETWEKALQEIRNLPSVKERGGDVSMYTYERPSYTGLVYPTECFFPTWVLEEEHPACQSLVLAYQKLFKNEPLVDKWTFSTNAVSIMGRFGIPCVGFGPGHEDQAHAPNEKTWKDELVKAAAMYAAIPTVYVQTYGKWTK from the coding sequence ATGATTGTGGATTTTGAAAAAATCCTTCAACAGGCAGAGGAGTATCGTTCAGACATTTCTAAATTTCTTCGAGATATGGTTGCTATTCCGAGTGAGAGTTGCCAAGAGGAAAGGGTGATACAGCGAATCAAAGAAGAGATGGAGAAAGTGGGATTTGACAGAGTAGAAATTGATCCCATGGGGAATATCTTAGGTTATATAGGACATGGCTCTCATCTTATTGCTATGGATGCTCATATTGATACCGTTGGTGTCGGAGATCGAAGCCTTTGGAACGTTGATCCGTATGAAGGCTATGAAGACGACGACATTATCATGGGTAGAGGCACGAGTGATCAAGAAGGCGGCATGGCCTCTATGGTTTACGCCGGGAAGATTATAAAAGACCTTGGACTTGAGGATGATTACACTCTTCTTGTAACAGGAACGGTACAAGAGGAAGATTGTGACGGCCTTTGTTGGCAGTACATCATTAATGAGAGTGGAATTCGACCTGAATTTGTAGTGATAACAGAGCCAACGTCTCTTAATATCTATCGGGGACAGCGTGGACGAATGGAGATTAAAGTGGCGACTAAGGGAATAAGTTGTCATGGATCTGCTCCTGAGCGGGGAGATAATGCCATCTATAAAATGGCCCCTATCCTTGAGGAACTGCGTGCTCTCCACGAAAATCTTCATTTTGATCCGTTCCTGGGGAAGGGGAGTCTCACTGTTTCTGAGATTTTTTTCAGTTCTCCTTCACGATGTGCTGTAGCTGATGGGTGTTCCATATCTATAGATCGTCGTCTTACTGATGGAGAAACATGGGAAAAAGCGTTACAGGAGATTAGAAATCTTCCATCTGTCAAAGAACGAGGTGGAGATGTATCAATGTACACGTACGAACGTCCTTCATACACGGGACTGGTGTATCCTACAGAATGTTTTTTCCCCACATGGGTTCTTGAAGAAGAACACCCTGCCTGCCAATCCTTAGTGCTGGCCTATCAGAAGCTTTTTAAAAATGAACCTCTCGTAGATAAGTGGACCTTTTCCACAAATGCTGTCTCTATAATGGGACGTTTTGGTATTCCATGTGTAGGTTTTGGACCTGGTCATGAAGATCAGGCACATGCTCCTAACGAAAAAACCTGGAAGGATGAATTAGTAAAAGCTGCTGCTATGTATGCGGCTATTCCTACAGTTTATGTTCAGACATATGGAAAGTGGACGAAATAG
- a CDS encoding TRAP transporter large permease: MTGFLSGVFLLFIAVGMPIGFVLGVTGLFGMIKTGIPSVLQLVPQRYFAGVDMFTLMAMPFFILAGEIMNKAGITRRLVKFSNVLVGHLQGGLAHANIVASVFFAGITGAAVSDTAAIGSMLIPAMVDEGYDKDFSAAVTAASSIIGPTIPPSNIMVIYGAFMQVSIAGLFLTGFLPGLILAGAEMLLTARIAKKRGYPVGERRATLKEIWLAFKEAAVALLMPAIILGGILSGMFTPTEAAAVAVAYAFFLGFFVYKNITLKDMWPLFMKMARTTGVVFLVIAAASILGWVLTMEQIPEKVATMMLSVSTNKWIIMSMILLLLLFIGMFMDIAAALIILGPILHPLAVSLGFHPLHFGIIMVLSLNIALMTPPVGACLFVACGISKLTIEQLSREILPYIFVALIVLLVITFIPDIPLFLPRLMGLAN, translated from the coding sequence ATGACGGGATTTTTATCAGGAGTATTTCTTCTTTTTATAGCAGTGGGAATGCCCATTGGTTTTGTTTTGGGCGTAACAGGCTTGTTTGGTATGATCAAAACAGGTATTCCCTCTGTTTTACAGCTTGTCCCGCAACGTTATTTTGCTGGAGTAGATATGTTTACCCTTATGGCTATGCCGTTTTTCATATTAGCCGGTGAGATTATGAACAAGGCAGGGATTACACGTCGCCTTGTAAAATTTAGTAATGTTTTAGTGGGTCACCTTCAGGGTGGTCTGGCTCACGCAAATATTGTTGCCTCTGTTTTCTTTGCAGGAATAACTGGAGCGGCAGTGAGTGATACGGCGGCTATTGGTTCTATGTTAATTCCTGCAATGGTGGATGAGGGGTATGACAAAGATTTCTCTGCGGCTGTAACCGCAGCTTCTTCCATTATCGGTCCGACTATTCCTCCCTCAAATATTATGGTGATATATGGAGCTTTTATGCAGGTTTCCATAGCAGGGCTTTTCCTGACAGGATTCCTCCCTGGTCTGATTCTTGCTGGAGCAGAAATGCTTCTTACAGCGAGAATAGCTAAGAAGAGAGGATACCCTGTGGGGGAACGCAGGGCAACTCTGAAAGAGATATGGTTGGCTTTTAAAGAGGCGGCAGTAGCTTTGCTTATGCCGGCTATTATCTTGGGAGGAATTTTAAGCGGAATGTTCACGCCGACGGAAGCGGCAGCAGTTGCTGTTGCCTATGCCTTTTTTCTCGGCTTTTTTGTGTATAAAAATATTACATTGAAAGATATGTGGCCTCTTTTTATGAAGATGGCACGTACAACTGGTGTCGTTTTTTTGGTCATAGCCGCGGCTTCTATCTTGGGATGGGTTTTGACCATGGAACAGATTCCAGAAAAGGTAGCTACCATGATGCTGAGTGTCAGTACAAATAAGTGGATTATTATGTCGATGATTTTACTGCTGTTGCTTTTTATCGGCATGTTCATGGATATAGCTGCTGCCCTTATTATATTAGGTCCCATTCTTCACCCGCTTGCAGTAAGTCTCGGATTTCACCCGCTTCATTTTGGAATTATTATGGTGCTTTCTCTCAACATCGCTCTCATGACACCTCCTGTAGGTGCTTGTCTCTTTGTGGCATGTGGCATTAGTAAGCTGACAATTGAGCAGCTGAGTCGAGAAATACTTCCCTATATTTTTGTAGCTTTGATCGTGCTCCTTGTAATTACCTTCATTCCTGATATACCGCTCTTCCTCCCTCGCTTGATGGGGCTGGCCAATTAA
- a CDS encoding TRAP transporter small permease → MGSNGNNRTGLFKIIERVGNTLERLIEIPVFILSIIMTMTVLLGVFSRYVIRSPLGWTEEFSRYVMIWMALLSVALCIWRHEHVGVTMVIKKFPRKIAKILIFISNGFVFYFLYILAKYGFKMAEGGKVQLSTALNTSMKWWLMAVPASAVICMVMLLCKMILDVRRENLDEILMSEEVVDTVRREEGLDF, encoded by the coding sequence ATGGGAAGTAATGGGAATAACCGTACTGGTCTTTTCAAAATAATTGAGAGGGTGGGAAATACTCTTGAACGTCTTATTGAGATTCCGGTTTTTATCCTTTCCATTATTATGACAATGACAGTCTTGCTTGGCGTTTTTTCTCGCTATGTTATTCGTTCTCCTCTCGGTTGGACAGAGGAATTCTCTCGATATGTAATGATTTGGATGGCTCTTCTCTCAGTTGCTTTATGCATATGGAGACATGAACATGTGGGAGTGACCATGGTCATCAAAAAATTTCCTCGTAAGATTGCTAAAATCCTCATTTTTATATCAAACGGTTTTGTCTTCTACTTTCTTTACATTTTGGCAAAGTATGGCTTCAAGATGGCTGAAGGAGGCAAAGTTCAGCTTTCTACAGCTCTTAATACCTCTATGAAATGGTGGCTTATGGCTGTTCCAGCCAGTGCTGTTATCTGTATGGTTATGTTACTCTGCAAAATGATACTTGATGTCCGCAGAGAGAACCTCGATGAAATACTGATGTCCGAAGAAGTAGTCGATACGGTAAGAAGAGAAGAAGGTCTTGATTTTTAA
- a CDS encoding DctP family TRAP transporter solute-binding subunit: protein MKRRLIALGLAMLLLTASGMALAAEKTIKLAHLNPQQPFEVATAAMAAVFKSMVEAESNGTISVEIYPAGQLGNERETMEQVKVGVVQSYIASAGGMASFYPLYSILDIPFAIPNYDIAWKVFDGSFGKYLANDIETKAGYKVLGFAEAGGFFQLSNSKRPIKTVADMKGLKMRTMTLPSHQQLMKLYGAAATPVAWAEVYTALQTGVVDGQHNPIPIILTGKLYEVQKYLTITNHIYSTYCWVMNKEFYEGLSDNEKAIIHSAAQTAIVASRGLNRIIEASDKGLPALAKAGMEINTPTPEAMEEFREVGRKGTMEFIETTFKDEGVDMAERFLKAIDEAIEESK from the coding sequence ATGAAAAGAAGGTTGATTGCCCTTGGACTTGCCATGCTTTTACTAACTGCTTCTGGTATGGCCCTAGCTGCTGAAAAGACAATTAAACTCGCGCATTTGAACCCTCAGCAACCCTTCGAAGTGGCAACTGCAGCTATGGCAGCTGTCTTTAAGAGTATGGTCGAAGCAGAGAGTAACGGAACTATTAGCGTTGAGATTTATCCTGCAGGACAGCTGGGTAACGAACGAGAGACAATGGAGCAGGTAAAAGTTGGTGTCGTTCAGAGCTACATTGCTTCAGCGGGTGGCATGGCTTCCTTCTATCCGCTGTATAGCATTCTCGACATTCCTTTCGCTATTCCAAACTATGATATCGCATGGAAAGTTTTCGATGGTTCCTTTGGAAAATACCTTGCTAACGATATTGAAACTAAAGCAGGATATAAGGTTCTGGGGTTCGCAGAAGCAGGTGGTTTCTTCCAGCTTTCCAATAGTAAGCGGCCAATAAAAACTGTAGCAGATATGAAGGGCTTGAAGATGCGTACCATGACTCTGCCCTCTCATCAGCAGTTGATGAAGCTTTATGGAGCTGCTGCAACACCAGTAGCCTGGGCCGAGGTTTATACAGCTTTACAGACAGGTGTTGTTGATGGGCAGCATAATCCCATTCCTATTATTCTCACCGGCAAACTTTATGAAGTTCAGAAATATCTCACTATAACCAACCATATTTACAGTACATATTGCTGGGTTATGAATAAGGAATTCTATGAGGGGCTCTCTGATAACGAAAAAGCCATTATTCACTCTGCTGCACAAACAGCTATTGTTGCAAGTCGCGGTCTTAACAGAATAATAGAGGCTTCCGATAAGGGGTTGCCCGCACTTGCAAAAGCTGGCATGGAAATTAATACTCCAACACCAGAAGCAATGGAGGAATTCCGCGAAGTTGGACGAAAAGGGACCATGGAATTTATTGAGACAACATTTAAAGATGAAGGGGTAGATATGGCGGAACGTTTCTTAAAGGCCATTGATGAAGCTATTGAAGAGAGTAAGTAG
- a CDS encoding pyridoxal-phosphate dependent enzyme encodes MIDLTIHEEKLKKAVARAKERNIIIPTFKQMKNPERYTPEKIKERLKKTGLWDVDSANLFRITWKNEPKKQGGLFGKVNYVEIPKEITGVKARIVALVGKWFPTGAHKVGASFGCLAPRLVTGQFDPTSQKAVWPSTGNYCRGGAYNAQLLGCESIAILPEGMSPERFEWLKTVAGEVIGTPGTESNVKEIYDKVWELRKTRDNIVVFNQFDEFGNHLWHYEVTGHAMDEVLQEVCGEKDRYFGVVLTSGSGGTLGSGDYLKDKYPWSKIGVGEALQCPTLLWNGFGAHRIEGIGDKHVPWIHNVKNTDMVIDIDDADSMAMIRLFNEPAGHEYLRKNGITEQFIESLPLIGISGAANILMAVKMAKYYELDEHNVIMTVLTDSMEMYGSRVKEMAKEMGEYSEMCAAVDHHRHILGVGIDYMQELSYYDRKRIHNLKYYTWIEQQGRSSDELNAQWYDYDEYWGSIHGMADAIDERIDEFNALTGLL; translated from the coding sequence ATGATCGATTTGACCATTCATGAAGAGAAACTCAAGAAAGCGGTAGCGCGGGCAAAAGAGCGAAATATTATTATCCCAACCTTTAAACAGATGAAGAATCCAGAGCGTTACACACCTGAAAAGATCAAAGAGCGTCTCAAAAAGACTGGCCTTTGGGATGTGGATTCAGCTAATTTATTCCGCATCACCTGGAAAAATGAACCTAAAAAGCAAGGTGGGCTATTTGGGAAAGTTAATTATGTAGAAATTCCTAAAGAAATAACAGGTGTGAAGGCTCGGATTGTTGCTCTTGTCGGTAAGTGGTTTCCCACAGGTGCACATAAGGTCGGAGCCAGCTTCGGATGTTTAGCCCCGCGTCTTGTTACAGGTCAATTTGACCCTACCTCACAAAAGGCCGTGTGGCCATCTACTGGAAACTATTGCCGGGGAGGTGCATATAACGCGCAACTATTGGGGTGTGAATCAATAGCTATTCTTCCAGAAGGAATGAGCCCGGAACGATTCGAGTGGCTTAAAACAGTTGCAGGCGAAGTTATTGGAACTCCCGGAACAGAGAGTAACGTGAAAGAGATTTATGACAAAGTTTGGGAGCTTCGCAAGACCCGTGACAATATAGTAGTTTTTAACCAGTTTGATGAATTTGGTAATCATTTATGGCATTACGAGGTTACTGGACATGCTATGGATGAAGTTTTACAGGAAGTTTGCGGTGAAAAGGATCGTTATTTTGGAGTTGTTCTCACATCAGGGTCTGGAGGAACTCTTGGAAGTGGTGATTATCTCAAAGATAAATATCCATGGAGCAAAATCGGAGTGGGAGAGGCATTGCAGTGTCCCACGTTGCTTTGGAACGGTTTTGGAGCTCATCGGATAGAAGGCATAGGCGATAAACACGTTCCCTGGATTCATAACGTAAAAAACACCGATATGGTTATTGATATAGATGATGCAGACAGTATGGCAATGATACGTCTTTTCAACGAACCTGCAGGTCACGAATATTTAAGGAAAAACGGAATAACTGAGCAATTTATCGAGAGTCTTCCTCTTATTGGTATTTCCGGAGCGGCCAATATCTTGATGGCGGTAAAAATGGCTAAATACTACGAGCTTGACGAGCATAATGTAATTATGACCGTTTTGACAGATTCTATGGAAATGTATGGTTCTAGAGTGAAAGAGATGGCCAAAGAGATGGGAGAATACAGTGAGATGTGTGCTGCTGTTGACCATCATCGTCACATTCTGGGTGTTGGCATTGACTACATGCAAGAACTTTCCTATTACGATCGCAAACGAATTCACAATCTTAAATATTACACATGGATAGAGCAACAGGGGCGTTCCTCCGACGAATTAAATGCTCAGTGGTATGACTACGATGAGTATTGGGGATCTATTCATGGAATGGCTGATGCTATCGATGAAAGAATAGATGAATTTAATGCGTTGACAGGGCTTCTTTAA